In Vreelandella piezotolerans, one genomic interval encodes:
- a CDS encoding ABC transporter ATP-binding protein — MLALQRLRKTFSTPQGKLQVLGGVDLHLARGESLALMGESGSGKSTLLHLAAGLDTPDSGQVVIDGQSLSELNETQCALLRRQQLGLVFQQFHLVPSLNVADNLSLQARLANKEDPGWSRHLIERLGLAGREAHYPEQLSGGQQQRLAIGRALAVRPSLLLADEPTGNLDEQTAGRVLELLLELVKETRCAMLMVTHSGRVAAPLDRSLRLHRGQLQDAVA; from the coding sequence ATGCTTGCTCTGCAACGGCTTCGTAAAACCTTCAGCACGCCTCAGGGCAAACTCCAGGTACTGGGTGGGGTCGACCTCCATCTAGCCCGCGGCGAAAGCCTCGCGCTGATGGGCGAGTCCGGTAGTGGCAAGTCCACCCTGCTCCATCTTGCCGCTGGCCTGGATACACCCGATAGCGGTCAAGTCGTTATCGATGGCCAGTCACTCTCCGAGCTCAATGAAACCCAGTGTGCCCTTCTCCGCCGTCAGCAGTTAGGGCTGGTGTTTCAGCAATTTCACCTCGTGCCGAGCCTGAACGTAGCCGACAACCTAAGCTTGCAGGCAAGGCTAGCAAACAAAGAAGATCCTGGATGGAGCCGTCATTTAATAGAGCGGTTAGGGCTTGCCGGGCGTGAAGCGCACTACCCCGAACAGCTTTCCGGGGGCCAGCAGCAGCGGCTTGCCATTGGGCGAGCGCTCGCCGTGCGCCCGTCGCTACTGCTGGCCGATGAGCCCACCGGCAATTTAGACGAGCAAACGGCAGGGCGCGTGCTGGAGCTGCTGCTTGAACTGGTCAAGGAGACCCGCTGCGCGATGTTGATGGTGACGCACAGCGGCCGCGTTGCTGCGCCACTGGACCGCTCCCTGCGTTTACATCGGGGCCAACT
- a CDS encoding hydrolase: protein MRSSPFTFRPTRWLPGGHLQTLYSPLFRATPRLQRHRERITLEDGDFIDLDWYGPRGEATRCAILLHGLTGSSSSLYILGQQQALAQQGWQSVAVNWRGCSGEPNHRARGYHSGASEDLADIVTQLAARYPNKPLVAVGYSLGGNVLLKYLGETGSQSMLRAAVAVSVPFRLDHCAERIRHGFSRVYQARFLRGLRHYVESKQRAFRTQGREQELERLTSLETLDGMETFWDFDGRVTAPLHGFASAEEYYRRCSSAFFVSAIQVPTLIVHAQDDPFIYPHSVPEADMIPECVTLELWASGGHVGFIEGAPWRPRYYLEHRLPDWLGTQVPVCAILQSRQTIAS, encoded by the coding sequence ATGCGCTCTTCCCCTTTCACTTTTCGTCCAACGCGTTGGCTACCCGGCGGGCATCTGCAAACGCTGTATAGCCCTCTTTTTCGAGCCACGCCTCGGCTCCAGCGTCATCGAGAGCGTATCACACTGGAGGACGGCGATTTCATCGATCTGGACTGGTACGGGCCACGAGGGGAAGCGACGCGCTGCGCTATTCTACTCCATGGCCTCACCGGGAGCTCGTCATCGCTGTACATTCTAGGCCAGCAGCAGGCGCTGGCCCAGCAGGGTTGGCAAAGTGTGGCGGTCAATTGGCGCGGCTGCTCCGGCGAACCCAATCATCGAGCCCGTGGTTATCATTCCGGTGCCAGCGAAGACCTTGCCGATATCGTCACGCAGTTAGCCGCACGCTATCCGAATAAGCCGCTCGTGGCCGTGGGCTACTCCCTAGGCGGGAACGTGCTGTTGAAATATCTCGGTGAGACAGGCAGCCAAAGCATGCTCCGAGCCGCCGTGGCGGTATCGGTACCGTTTCGGCTGGACCACTGTGCCGAACGAATTCGCCATGGCTTCTCGAGGGTTTACCAGGCGCGATTTCTACGCGGTTTGCGTCATTATGTGGAATCCAAACAGAGAGCTTTCCGTACGCAGGGCCGAGAGCAAGAGCTTGAGCGTTTGACGTCTCTGGAAACGTTGGACGGAATGGAAACGTTTTGGGATTTCGACGGTCGCGTCACGGCCCCTTTGCACGGCTTTGCCAGCGCTGAGGAGTATTACCGACGCTGCAGTAGCGCCTTCTTCGTATCAGCCATTCAAGTGCCGACGCTGATCGTGCACGCCCAAGACGATCCCTTCATTTACCCGCACAGCGTACCCGAGGCCGATATGATACCAGAGTGTGTGACGCTGGAACTCTGGGCCAGTGGCGGCCATGTTGGTTTCATCGAGGGCGCCCCTTGGCGGCCGCGATATTATCTCGAACACCGCTTGCCGGATTGGCTGGGGACACAGGTGCCTGTTTGTGCAATCTTGCAGTCCAGGCAGACGATAGCGTCGTGA
- a CDS encoding aldo/keto reductase → MSAFYDRLKEVASPRIGLGCMNLSHGYGQHVPEQAGIRALNEAFEMGYRHFDTATLYGATANERLLGKALASKRQGFFLASKCGMAMNPESGKRVIDGRPETLRRQCEESLARLQTDHLDLYYLHRMDRQVPIEESVGALGRLVEEGKIRAVGLSEISADTLRKAHAEYPIAAVQSEYSLWTRNPEIALSQTCQILGTALVAFSPLGRGFLSGAIDADTVFAEGDMRAGMPRFNGDNRHHNLTLLAQFTAVAIRLEITPAQLALAWVKAQGRHVVPIPGTRSVTHMRENLRAEQLVLSEPDLALLNEMMRPNDVAGARYNEAQQADIDTEEFA, encoded by the coding sequence ATGTCAGCGTTTTATGATCGTTTGAAAGAAGTGGCCTCGCCGCGTATTGGGCTTGGCTGTATGAATTTATCCCATGGCTATGGGCAACACGTGCCCGAGCAAGCGGGCATACGAGCACTTAACGAGGCCTTCGAAATGGGATATCGCCATTTTGATACGGCCACGCTATATGGTGCGACGGCTAACGAGCGCTTGCTGGGTAAGGCGCTCGCGTCCAAACGGCAAGGATTCTTCTTGGCTAGCAAGTGCGGCATGGCCATGAACCCAGAGAGCGGCAAAAGAGTGATCGACGGGCGGCCCGAGACGCTGCGCCGCCAATGTGAAGAGAGCCTGGCGCGCTTGCAAACCGATCATCTGGATCTTTATTACCTTCATCGTATGGATCGCCAAGTGCCCATCGAGGAGAGTGTGGGCGCACTGGGGCGGCTGGTCGAGGAGGGTAAAATCAGGGCCGTCGGTCTTTCAGAAATTTCGGCCGACACGCTGCGTAAGGCGCACGCCGAGTATCCCATTGCGGCGGTGCAGTCCGAATACTCGCTATGGACGCGTAATCCCGAGATCGCCTTGAGCCAGACGTGCCAAATCCTAGGGACGGCGCTGGTGGCGTTTAGCCCTTTGGGTCGAGGGTTTCTCTCCGGCGCCATCGATGCCGATACCGTCTTTGCCGAAGGCGACATGCGCGCCGGAATGCCGCGTTTCAATGGCGATAATCGTCACCATAACCTCACGCTGCTGGCGCAGTTCACGGCCGTGGCAATCCGCTTGGAGATCACTCCCGCCCAGTTGGCGTTGGCGTGGGTAAAAGCGCAGGGAAGGCATGTCGTGCCGATTCCCGGAACACGCTCTGTCACCCATATGCGGGAAAATCTACGAGCTGAACAGCTGGTGTTGAGCGAGCCAGACCTTGCGCTGCTCAACGAAATGATGCGTCCCAACGACGTCGCTGGCGCGCGCTACAACGAAGCACAGCAGGCGGATATCGACACCGAAGAATTCGCCTAG
- a CDS encoding dienelactone hydrolase family protein, translated as MRHKIPTSFTCFGLLTLASLSFATTANAYTPSGEDVSYDVNGERFEGYFISGGDNAKGSVIIVHDWDGIDDYERQRADMLAEQGYDAFAVDLFGAGNRPQATEDKQAATQALYQDRERMRTLTLAGLDQARASGAATQAVIMGYCFGGAVALEIARSGEANDIAAYTSFHGGLDTPDGQAYSSDTPPIFIAHGGADEAVSLDDVATLAEELEAAGVTYEVGIYSGAPHAFSVFGSDRYHPRADEQSWATFNQWLEEML; from the coding sequence ATGCGCCATAAAATTCCTACTTCATTTACTTGCTTCGGCCTTTTGACACTCGCGTCGCTGTCGTTCGCCACGACGGCTAATGCGTATACGCCCAGTGGAGAGGACGTTAGCTACGATGTAAACGGCGAACGTTTCGAAGGCTATTTCATCTCAGGGGGCGACAACGCCAAGGGGAGCGTCATCATCGTCCACGATTGGGACGGTATAGATGATTACGAACGACAGCGCGCCGATATGCTTGCAGAGCAAGGATACGATGCGTTTGCCGTCGACCTATTTGGGGCAGGCAATCGTCCCCAGGCCACTGAAGACAAGCAGGCAGCCACACAAGCCCTTTATCAAGACCGCGAACGCATGCGAACGCTGACACTAGCAGGGCTCGATCAAGCACGAGCATCAGGCGCCGCCACACAGGCGGTCATCATGGGGTATTGCTTTGGTGGTGCAGTCGCCCTAGAGATCGCTCGCTCGGGCGAAGCCAACGATATTGCTGCTTACACGAGTTTCCATGGCGGACTAGACACACCCGATGGGCAAGCCTATTCAAGTGACACGCCGCCGATTTTCATTGCTCATGGCGGTGCTGATGAGGCAGTGAGCCTAGACGATGTGGCAACTCTAGCGGAGGAACTGGAAGCCGCGGGAGTGACGTATGAAGTCGGCATCTATTCGGGTGCACCGCACGCGTTCAGTGTCTTCGGCAGCGATCGTTACCACCCACGTGCCGATGAGCAGTCCTGGGCAACGTTCAATCAGTGGCTAGAGGAGATGCTGTAG
- a CDS encoding Bax inhibitor-1/YccA family protein: MAFNDSNTARTQPQSVVSGASANKVLRNTYALLAMTLLFSAVTAGASVAMGIQQMNIFVFFIGAYGLMFLVHKTANSAAGLLATFAFTGFMGFTLGPIISAYLTLPNGGALIMNALAMTGLTFIGLSAVALTTKKDFSFLSNFLMAGAIVLILAMVAGIFFNIPALSLMVSAGFVLFASAAILYQTSEIVHRAGETNYILATVTLYVSIYNLFVSLLSILGIMSND, encoded by the coding sequence ATGGCTTTTAACGATTCGAACACGGCGAGAACGCAACCCCAGAGTGTGGTGAGCGGCGCTAGTGCCAACAAGGTGTTACGCAACACTTACGCTCTTTTGGCGATGACACTGCTGTTTTCGGCTGTCACGGCGGGCGCTTCTGTGGCCATGGGTATCCAGCAGATGAACATTTTCGTGTTCTTCATTGGGGCTTATGGCTTGATGTTCTTGGTCCACAAGACCGCCAACTCCGCGGCAGGTCTGCTGGCAACCTTTGCGTTTACGGGCTTCATGGGGTTTACCCTAGGGCCGATTATTTCTGCCTATTTGACGCTGCCTAACGGTGGCGCGTTGATCATGAACGCTCTGGCCATGACCGGCCTGACGTTCATTGGCCTGTCTGCTGTGGCGCTGACGACCAAAAAAGACTTCAGCTTCTTGAGTAATTTCCTGATGGCGGGTGCCATCGTGCTGATCCTCGCCATGGTGGCGGGTATCTTCTTCAACATCCCCGCGCTGTCGCTAATGGTGTCTGCAGGTTTCGTGCTATTTGCGTCTGCCGCGATCCTCTATCAAACGAGTGAAATCGTGCACCGCGCTGGTGAAACGAACTACATCCTCGCCACGGTGACGCTCTACGTCTCTATCTACAATCTGTTCGTCAGCCTGCTCTCTATTCTGGGTATCATGAGCAACGACTGA
- the tusD gene encoding sulfurtransferase complex subunit TusD: MEYGLLVMGAPYASAAPHSALRFAKALIDTGHRVAGIFFYQEGVHNASQLMTPPQDELNMRDAWIALHHEHGVALEVCIAAALRRGIMSETEAKRHGQTHFNLQAPFELTGLGQLLALQQRCDRVITFA, from the coding sequence ATGGAGTACGGCTTATTGGTCATGGGCGCGCCTTACGCCAGTGCAGCACCGCACTCGGCACTTCGCTTTGCCAAGGCGCTCATTGATACAGGTCACCGAGTGGCGGGAATTTTCTTCTATCAAGAGGGAGTTCATAACGCTTCACAGTTAATGACTCCGCCACAAGACGAACTCAACATGCGTGATGCGTGGATTGCGTTGCACCACGAGCATGGCGTTGCACTGGAAGTATGCATTGCTGCCGCGCTGCGCCGGGGGATAATGAGCGAGACCGAGGCCAAGCGCCATGGCCAAACGCACTTCAACCTACAAGCGCCGTTCGAATTGACCGGCCTGGGGCAATTGCTCGCCCTTCAACAGCGTTGCGATCGTGTGATCACTTTTGCGTAG
- the tusC gene encoding sulfurtransferase complex subunit TusC, giving the protein MSHEQERLVIIRHAPYSSNALREGLDVALVAAAFGQTVSLLFLGQGVLALLKEQKTGAPGQKATLPTIDMLEMYDIDQLLVAQSALDALHLQVDQLVEGATVVADEGLPELLHRHSQVMNF; this is encoded by the coding sequence ATGAGTCATGAACAAGAGCGGCTGGTGATCATTCGTCATGCGCCGTATAGCTCCAATGCCCTGCGAGAGGGGCTGGACGTGGCTTTGGTAGCGGCCGCGTTTGGCCAAACGGTCAGTCTACTGTTTCTTGGGCAGGGTGTACTGGCCCTGCTAAAAGAGCAAAAAACGGGTGCGCCAGGGCAGAAGGCGACGCTACCGACCATCGATATGCTGGAGATGTACGACATCGATCAACTGTTAGTGGCACAAAGCGCGCTGGATGCGCTGCACTTGCAAGTCGACCAGCTAGTAGAGGGGGCGACTGTAGTGGCCGACGAGGGGTTGCCCGAGTTGTTACATCGCCACTCTCAAGTGATGAATTTTTGA
- the tusB gene encoding sulfurtransferase complex subunit TusB, whose product MLHILNKPTHSEPAEQMLLTVADGDSILLIEDAVQALLHVNWRGWHLENDIHVFILEEDAISRGVYPASPVPQDRWLDMRGFVALTEQHTKILSWY is encoded by the coding sequence ATGTTACATATTTTGAACAAGCCCACGCATAGCGAGCCCGCAGAACAGATGCTCCTCACCGTTGCCGACGGCGATAGTATTTTGCTCATCGAAGATGCCGTTCAAGCGTTACTGCACGTTAATTGGCGGGGCTGGCACCTGGAAAATGATATCCACGTGTTCATATTGGAGGAAGACGCAATATCTCGGGGTGTATATCCAGCTTCCCCCGTTCCTCAAGATCGATGGCTGGATATGAGAGGGTTTGTTGCGTTGACCGAGCAGCATACGAAGATTTTATCGTGGTACTGA
- a CDS encoding TusE/DsrC/DsvC family sulfur relay protein translates to MNDTSLYRYLDATQKVKIDPEGYLVKQSDWDHSVAALLAADEGLALTEEHWELIRVVRDFYTRYEMAPAMRPLVKATKQALGEEKGRSVYLMRLFPGSPPKRLARIAGLPKPTNCL, encoded by the coding sequence ATGAACGATACAAGTTTATACCGTTATCTCGATGCAACCCAAAAAGTTAAAATAGACCCTGAGGGCTATTTAGTTAAGCAAAGCGACTGGGACCATAGCGTTGCCGCGTTATTAGCTGCGGATGAAGGGCTAGCACTGACGGAGGAGCATTGGGAGCTCATTCGTGTGGTTCGGGATTTTTATACGCGCTACGAAATGGCGCCGGCGATGCGCCCATTGGTCAAAGCCACCAAGCAAGCCCTAGGCGAGGAAAAAGGGCGCTCGGTCTATTTGATGCGTTTATTCCCCGGCAGCCCGCCAAAACGTTTGGCTCGTATTGCTGGGTTACCTAAGCCAACGAACTGTCTATAG
- a CDS encoding helix-turn-helix domain-containing protein has product MTATSEEHAALRIASGRKPFVEPLRLGERLKQIRLANQWTLEDVSQRTGIARSTLSKIENDQVSPTFSVVQKLMSGLDIDLPQLFTPPKRERYTMGRRDLTRKGKGQLHPTPTYEHELLGHQLAQKRMIPFKTIVRARSFDEYHQWVRHDGEEFLMVLHGDIMLYTEFYAPLVLAEGDSIYFDSDMGHALVSTSQEDAVVLSVCTRGDLV; this is encoded by the coding sequence ATGACCGCCACTTCTGAAGAGCACGCAGCGCTGCGCATCGCGTCAGGGCGAAAGCCGTTCGTCGAACCACTACGGTTGGGCGAACGGCTCAAACAGATTCGACTAGCTAATCAATGGACGCTGGAGGACGTGAGCCAGCGCACCGGTATTGCTCGTTCTACGCTTTCTAAAATCGAGAACGACCAAGTCTCGCCAACGTTCAGCGTAGTACAGAAGCTAATGAGCGGTCTCGATATCGATCTACCGCAGCTTTTTACGCCTCCCAAGCGCGAGCGCTACACCATGGGACGTCGCGATCTGACGCGTAAAGGAAAAGGCCAACTGCACCCTACCCCAACTTACGAACATGAACTGCTGGGCCATCAGCTCGCGCAAAAGCGCATGATCCCATTTAAAACGATCGTTCGAGCACGCAGCTTTGACGAATATCATCAGTGGGTACGGCACGATGGCGAAGAGTTTTTGATGGTACTGCACGGCGACATCATGCTTTATACGGAATTCTATGCTCCGTTAGTGCTAGCGGAAGGAGACAGTATCTACTTTGACAGTGACATGGGCCACGCCCTAGTCTCTACCAGCCAAGAAGATGCGGTCGTGCTATCAGTATGCACCCGCGGCGATCTGGTATAA
- a CDS encoding histone deacetylase family protein — translation MITAYLTHPDCVLHHMGPEHPESPLRLEAIRARLSLSGLLQQTMQGDAKEASDEALARVHPLRHLHALEKCLPSEGIVTLDSDTMMNPDSLKAARVAAGAVIRGVDQVFKRQADNVFCAVRPPGHHAEAADAMGFCFYNNIAVGAAHAKATYGARRIAILDFDVHQCNGTIDIFKNDPDVLICTSFQYPFYPWRYLRSEWQNVVNTPLEVGTGSEEYRRVIERHWLPALHAFKPDLVMLSAGFDAHKEDPMGDICLEDEDFYWVTHLAMEIAALYADNRVVSVLEGGYNPTSLASSAEAHIKALLGLPFTDAP, via the coding sequence ATGATCACTGCCTACCTTACCCACCCCGACTGCGTATTGCATCATATGGGGCCAGAGCACCCTGAAAGTCCCTTGCGGCTAGAGGCGATTCGGGCGCGCCTGTCACTTTCTGGACTGTTACAGCAAACCATGCAGGGTGATGCCAAAGAGGCGAGTGACGAGGCGTTAGCCAGAGTTCATCCTTTGCGCCACCTTCATGCCTTGGAGAAATGCCTGCCTAGCGAAGGAATCGTGACGCTGGATAGCGACACCATGATGAACCCGGATAGCTTGAAAGCAGCGCGTGTAGCCGCAGGTGCCGTCATTCGGGGCGTGGATCAGGTGTTCAAACGGCAAGCGGATAACGTCTTTTGCGCCGTGCGCCCCCCCGGCCACCATGCCGAAGCAGCCGATGCCATGGGCTTCTGCTTTTACAACAACATTGCCGTGGGGGCCGCTCATGCAAAAGCAACCTATGGTGCTCGACGGATCGCCATTCTCGATTTCGATGTTCACCAGTGCAACGGCACCATCGACATTTTTAAGAACGATCCAGACGTGCTCATTTGCACCAGCTTTCAATACCCGTTTTATCCTTGGCGTTACTTGCGCAGCGAATGGCAAAACGTGGTGAATACCCCGCTGGAAGTCGGTACCGGCAGTGAAGAGTATCGACGGGTCATCGAACGTCATTGGCTCCCCGCACTGCATGCCTTCAAACCCGACCTGGTAATGTTATCGGCAGGGTTCGATGCTCATAAAGAGGACCCAATGGGCGATATTTGCTTAGAAGATGAAGACTTCTATTGGGTAACGCACCTGGCCATGGAAATTGCGGCGCTTTATGCCGACAATCGCGTCGTGTCCGTACTAGAGGGAGGTTACAACCCAACCTCCCTTGCCAGCAGCGCCGAGGCGCATATCAAAGCGCTTTTGGGACTCCCCTTCACCGATGCTCCCTAG
- a CDS encoding bifunctional acetate--CoA ligase family protein/GNAT family N-acetyltransferase, translating to MSTRFLHHFFEPRSVAVFGASEKPESLGGLVLGNLQDGQFRGKLWAVNLKGYEKVFGVDCVRTVEELPDIPDLAVVCSPIEGVPRLIKKLGKYGVKAALVLSGGAYLDREEGSKGSIRQRMLQAARESGIRVLGPECMGLIVPGKKLNASYASQPIKAGRVAYLGQSGMLANAMIDWAAGRDVGFSHLITVGDSVDVLLPDLIDYVNQYSPAQAILLHLERVTDAQHFMTSVRDASRNRLVVAIKSGRTAQSDISGMPPTPGIANRDVVFDAAFARAGVVRVNDSDEMLDALETLSRMKPLRGDRLAIVSNGLGPAMLAIDKLISAGGKLAEFSPETQAALHKSQVDMSKPGENPVDLGGNATPERFVEALQIVTADPNVDAVLVVHAPTRLAPSQVTAQALIDHRRSFKRNLLTSWMGLKEALNARHVCNLAGIPTYTSPEKAVKAFMHMVDYQRVQALLHEIPPSLPFSTSPEIRAECRALIKQAKEQGRQTLAHSETAQVLEAYGIPTAPSAYVNSPEEALVVAERFPGPKALKVVHEGNCRPYRYRKHPHKISAGLLQDLETPEQVADGVRQLDDKVQEKFPEHAIREYCLQPMQRGKHSMQICAGITRDPVFGPLIVFGIGGYKVNVLADRQVALPPLNMSLASDVVGRTHAASLIREHSADPERDIQHLCQLLVKLSQMASDLTDLRGLELNPLLLNRDGMLAVDFAMDLGHPARFAIMPYPEELRQWVTLKNGWQVEVRPIRAEDAPLITTFHRQLSEESIRFRYFHNKSNLTQRDLSILSHINYDRQMAFIAEHQHDDGSKEMLGVVRVWNDPDNIRTEFSVIIRDDLQGLGIGSLLMKKMIDYCTSIGTLEMIGKIMVDNHPMRALMKHLGFRCRYNMEEQVIDAVLRLNEPDSEWQRHRLESQPD from the coding sequence GTGAGCACACGCTTTCTGCATCATTTTTTCGAACCTCGCTCGGTGGCGGTGTTCGGTGCCTCTGAAAAGCCAGAATCTTTGGGTGGTTTGGTGTTGGGCAACCTGCAAGATGGCCAATTCAGAGGCAAGCTCTGGGCCGTTAACCTGAAAGGTTATGAAAAGGTGTTTGGCGTAGATTGCGTACGTACAGTGGAGGAACTGCCCGACATTCCTGATCTCGCCGTCGTGTGTTCGCCCATTGAGGGCGTTCCCAGACTGATTAAAAAGTTGGGTAAGTACGGTGTGAAGGCGGCTTTGGTGCTTTCCGGGGGTGCGTACCTAGACCGTGAGGAGGGCAGCAAGGGGTCGATACGCCAGCGCATGCTGCAGGCTGCCCGTGAATCCGGCATCCGCGTTCTAGGCCCGGAGTGTATGGGGCTAATCGTACCGGGAAAAAAACTCAATGCTTCGTATGCCAGCCAGCCGATCAAGGCGGGGCGCGTGGCATATCTAGGCCAATCAGGAATGCTGGCCAATGCGATGATCGACTGGGCAGCGGGCCGAGATGTGGGCTTCTCTCACCTCATTACCGTTGGCGATAGTGTCGATGTGTTATTGCCGGATCTCATCGACTACGTCAATCAGTATTCGCCTGCGCAAGCGATTCTTCTACATCTCGAGCGGGTGACGGATGCCCAGCACTTTATGACGTCTGTCCGGGATGCCTCACGCAACCGACTCGTGGTGGCGATCAAAAGTGGTCGCACCGCTCAGTCGGACATATCTGGTATGCCGCCCACGCCGGGCATTGCCAATCGCGATGTCGTGTTCGATGCCGCCTTTGCACGTGCCGGCGTGGTGCGTGTCAACGATTCGGATGAAATGCTCGATGCCCTAGAAACGCTGTCACGTATGAAACCGCTACGCGGTGATCGCTTGGCAATCGTCTCCAATGGACTTGGGCCTGCCATGCTGGCCATCGATAAGTTAATTAGCGCGGGTGGCAAGCTGGCTGAATTCAGCCCCGAAACCCAAGCGGCGTTACATAAAAGTCAAGTCGATATGAGCAAGCCCGGCGAAAACCCGGTGGACTTGGGCGGAAACGCGACTCCGGAGCGGTTTGTTGAGGCGCTGCAAATCGTCACCGCTGACCCGAACGTCGATGCCGTCCTAGTCGTTCATGCACCTACACGTTTAGCGCCTTCCCAGGTCACGGCCCAAGCGCTCATCGATCACCGTCGCTCTTTCAAACGTAATTTACTCACGAGTTGGATGGGTTTGAAAGAGGCGCTCAATGCGCGACATGTCTGCAACCTCGCGGGTATTCCTACCTATACGTCACCTGAAAAAGCGGTGAAGGCCTTTATGCATATGGTGGATTATCAGCGCGTTCAGGCGTTGCTGCATGAAATACCGCCCAGCCTGCCGTTTTCCACGAGCCCAGAGATTCGCGCCGAGTGTCGTGCGCTGATCAAGCAAGCAAAAGAACAGGGCCGCCAAACTCTCGCTCACTCTGAAACCGCCCAAGTATTGGAAGCTTATGGTATACCCACTGCCCCCAGCGCCTACGTGAACTCACCAGAAGAAGCCTTGGTGGTCGCCGAACGCTTTCCAGGACCAAAGGCGCTGAAAGTGGTTCACGAAGGAAACTGTCGGCCGTATCGCTACCGCAAGCATCCGCATAAGATTTCCGCTGGGTTACTGCAAGATTTAGAGACGCCCGAACAAGTCGCCGACGGGGTGAGGCAATTAGACGATAAAGTGCAGGAGAAATTTCCCGAGCATGCCATTCGCGAATACTGTTTGCAGCCGATGCAGCGGGGCAAACATTCGATGCAGATTTGTGCAGGCATCACCCGGGACCCGGTATTTGGGCCGCTGATCGTGTTTGGTATCGGGGGCTATAAGGTCAACGTGTTGGCTGACCGGCAGGTGGCGTTGCCCCCGCTCAATATGAGCCTCGCCTCCGACGTCGTGGGGCGCACCCATGCGGCCTCTTTGATCCGCGAGCACTCCGCCGACCCCGAGCGGGATATCCAGCATCTATGTCAGTTGCTAGTCAAACTTTCCCAAATGGCGTCGGATTTGACCGATTTACGTGGCCTGGAGCTCAATCCATTGCTGTTGAACCGCGACGGTATGTTGGCAGTGGATTTTGCCATGGATCTGGGGCACCCCGCGCGTTTTGCGATCATGCCGTACCCGGAAGAGCTTCGTCAGTGGGTGACGTTGAAAAATGGCTGGCAGGTAGAAGTGCGACCCATCCGCGCAGAGGATGCACCACTGATCACCACCTTTCACCGGCAGCTCTCAGAGGAGAGCATCCGTTTCCGCTACTTCCATAACAAGTCGAACCTTACCCAGCGCGACTTGTCGATTTTGTCGCATATCAACTATGACCGTCAGATGGCATTCATCGCGGAGCATCAGCACGATGATGGCAGTAAGGAGATGTTGGGGGTGGTTCGGGTATGGAACGACCCTGACAATATCCGCACCGAGTTCTCCGTGATCATTCGGGATGATCTTCAGGGACTGGGCATTGGCAGTCTACTGATGAAGAAAATGATCGACTACTGCACCAGTATAGGCACGCTCGAAATGATCGGTAAGATCATGGTGGATAATCACCCCATGCGAGCGTTGATGAAACATCTTGGTTTTCGTTGCCGTTACAATATGGAAGAGCAGGTGATCGATGCCGTACTGCGACTGAATGAACCCGACAGCGAGTGGCAGCGCCATCGTTTGGAGAGTCAACCGGATTGA
- the pdxH gene encoding pyridoxamine 5'-phosphate oxidase, whose amino-acid sequence MTRNIADVRRDYEGGRLDETHTSDDPFVTFDEWFSLALDSEGKDGNAMTLSTVDSQGRPHARVVLLKGFDERGMVFFTNYHSHKGSELSNVPYAALTFWWPSLSRQVRIEGPVEQVSAEESDEYFASRPRGSQLGAWIATQSVVIPDRNWIEERQKRFEQAYEGQDIPRPIHWGGYRVNPEMIEFWQGQPSRLHDRLRYERRDGGEWSRFRLAP is encoded by the coding sequence ACGTCAGGCGTGACTACGAGGGCGGGCGTTTGGACGAAACGCACACCTCCGACGACCCATTCGTGACGTTCGATGAGTGGTTCAGTCTGGCCCTTGACAGCGAAGGTAAAGATGGCAATGCCATGACGCTCTCTACGGTCGACAGTCAGGGTCGTCCCCATGCACGCGTTGTGCTGCTGAAAGGGTTCGACGAGCGAGGCATGGTGTTTTTCACCAACTATCATAGCCATAAAGGTAGCGAGCTGAGCAATGTGCCCTATGCCGCTCTCACCTTTTGGTGGCCGTCTCTATCACGTCAAGTGCGGATAGAGGGCCCGGTGGAGCAAGTTTCCGCCGAAGAGTCGGATGAATACTTTGCCAGTCGCCCACGCGGTAGTCAGCTCGGTGCTTGGATTGCCACCCAAAGCGTGGTGATTCCTGACAGGAACTGGATCGAAGAGCGTCAAAAGCGCTTCGAACAAGCTTATGAAGGCCAGGATATTCCCCGCCCTATTCACTGGGGAGGCTATCGGGTAAACCCGGAAATGATCGAGTTTTGGCAGGGGCAGCCCAGCCGCTTGCACGACCGACTGCGCTACGAACGGCGCGACGGCGGTGAGTGGAGCCGCTTCCGTTTAGCGCCCTGA